One genomic window of Acidovorax radicis includes the following:
- a CDS encoding GyrI-like domain-containing protein: MMTSPFSTHMGAFSVAGLSVRTRNSDEMNPATARIGDLWERFFSQSWERSLPARGAADDRIFGVYSGYESNEHGAFDVTAGVAVPPPITPVAGAVQVNVQAGHYLVFVGQGEMPQTVIEAWKDVWRYFAQNPHVKRRFGTDFEVYTGPDKVAIHIGVLD; encoded by the coding sequence ATGATGACCTCACCTTTCAGCACCCACATGGGCGCATTCAGCGTCGCCGGCCTGTCCGTGCGCACCCGCAACAGCGACGAAATGAACCCTGCCACGGCCCGCATTGGGGACCTGTGGGAGCGGTTTTTCAGCCAGAGCTGGGAGCGCAGCCTGCCCGCGCGCGGCGCCGCAGACGATCGCATCTTCGGGGTCTACAGCGGCTACGAATCCAACGAACACGGCGCGTTTGACGTCACCGCGGGCGTCGCCGTGCCGCCGCCCATCACCCCGGTGGCCGGGGCCGTGCAGGTGAACGTGCAGGCAGGGCACTACCTGGTGTTTGTCGGCCAGGGTGAGATGCCGCAGACGGTGATAGAGGCATGGAAGGATGTCTGGCGCTACTTTGCCCAGAATCCCCACGTCAAGCGCCGCTTTGGCACCGATTTCGAGGTGTATACGGGGCCCGACAAGGTGGCCATTCACATCGGTGTGCTTGATTGA
- the glcF gene encoding glycolate oxidase subunit GlcF, producing MQTQLVPEYAARADGLEAEAILRKCVHCGFCTATCPTYQLLGDELDGPRGRIYLIKQVLEGAEPTRATQRHLDRCLTCRNCESTCPSGVEYGHLVDIGRKIVDEKVPRPLGEKTLRWALKEGLPSPLFAPAMKAGQLVRGLLPAALKAKVPAPQPSGAWPTRQHARKVLLLAGCVQPAMMPNINTATARVLDAVGVQTVIAPKAGCCGAVKFHLNDQEGGKAEMRANIDAWWPLVEQGVEAIVMNASGCGVTVKEYGHILKDDAQYAAKAERISALTRDLSELLPAMLPELADKLQGRVQQPDTLYAYHPPCTLQHGQKLRGGVESHLNQLGFRLRTARNESHLCCGSAGTYSVLNPELSYQLRDRKLGGLSEAFGAQPPDMILSANIGCITHLQSGTGIPVRHWVEVLDEALQA from the coding sequence ATGCAGACCCAACTTGTCCCTGAATACGCCGCCCGCGCCGATGGCCTCGAGGCCGAAGCCATTCTGCGCAAATGTGTGCATTGCGGCTTTTGCACCGCCACCTGCCCCACCTACCAGCTGCTGGGCGACGAGCTGGACGGCCCGCGCGGCCGCATCTACCTCATCAAGCAGGTGCTCGAAGGCGCCGAGCCCACGCGTGCCACGCAGAGGCACCTGGACCGGTGCCTGACCTGCCGCAATTGCGAAAGCACCTGCCCCAGCGGCGTGGAATATGGCCACCTGGTAGACATTGGCCGCAAGATCGTCGATGAAAAAGTGCCCCGTCCGCTGGGTGAAAAAACCTTGCGCTGGGCGCTGAAGGAAGGACTGCCCTCGCCGCTTTTTGCCCCTGCCATGAAAGCCGGGCAATTGGTGCGTGGCCTGCTGCCCGCCGCGCTCAAGGCCAAGGTGCCTGCCCCCCAGCCGTCGGGGGCCTGGCCCACGCGCCAGCATGCACGCAAGGTGTTGTTGCTGGCCGGTTGTGTGCAGCCCGCCATGATGCCCAACATCAACACCGCCACCGCGCGCGTGCTCGATGCGGTGGGTGTGCAGACCGTGATTGCGCCCAAGGCCGGTTGCTGTGGCGCCGTGAAGTTCCACCTCAACGACCAGGAAGGTGGCAAGGCCGAAATGCGCGCCAACATCGACGCCTGGTGGCCGCTGGTGGAGCAGGGCGTGGAGGCCATTGTCATGAACGCCTCGGGCTGCGGTGTCACTGTCAAGGAGTACGGCCACATCCTCAAGGACGACGCCCAGTACGCGGCCAAGGCCGAGCGCATCAGCGCCCTCACGCGCGACCTGTCGGAGCTGTTGCCCGCCATGCTGCCCGAGCTGGCCGACAAGCTGCAAGGCCGCGTGCAGCAGCCCGACACGCTGTACGCCTACCACCCGCCCTGCACCCTGCAGCACGGCCAGAAGCTGCGCGGCGGCGTCGAGTCGCATCTGAACCAGTTGGGCTTCAGGCTGCGCACGGCGCGCAACGAATCCCACCTGTGCTGTGGCTCGGCGGGCACCTATTCGGTGTTGAACCCCGAGCTCTCGTACCAACTGCGCGACCGCAAGCTGGGGGGGCTGAGCGAGGCTTTTGGCGCACAGCCGCCCGACATGATCCTGTCGGCCAACATTGGCTGCATTACGCACCTGCAAAGCGGCACGGGCATCCCCGTGCGGCATTGGGTTGAAGTGCTGGACGAGGCGCTGCAAGCGTGA
- the glcE gene encoding glycolate oxidase subunit GlcE, whose product MDSTLASIADRVRAAAADQTPLRIRGGGTKDFHGLALHGEVLDTRGLSGIVSYEPSELVVTVRAGTPLAELEAVLAGNGQCLPFEPPHFARGPEDAATVGGMVAAGLSGPARASVGAVRDYLLGVTLLNGRAELLTFGGQVMKNVAGYDVSRLMAGAWGTLGLLTEISLKVLPIAPAEATLRFECNQADALRKLHAWGGQPLPLNASCWVQDGSAGAGTLYVRLRGAVAAVEAACRTMGGTRMDNATVAPDWAACREQTLPWFAARATQPGHALWRLSVPATAPVLALPDGAQPLVEWHGALRWVQAPESVGEELRKAAQAVGGSASVFIASSACASSASGGFDHASRAVGQIHARLRQSFDPAGIFNPGRMERGG is encoded by the coding sequence ATGGATTCCACTCTTGCATCGATTGCTGACCGTGTGCGCGCCGCTGCGGCCGACCAGACCCCTTTGCGCATCCGGGGCGGGGGCACCAAAGACTTCCACGGGCTGGCCCTGCATGGCGAGGTGCTCGACACCCGGGGCCTCAGCGGCATCGTGAGTTACGAGCCCAGTGAGCTGGTGGTGACGGTGCGTGCCGGAACCCCCCTGGCCGAACTGGAAGCCGTGCTGGCCGGGAACGGGCAGTGCCTGCCGTTTGAACCCCCCCACTTTGCGCGTGGCCCCGAAGACGCGGCCACCGTGGGCGGCATGGTGGCTGCCGGCTTGTCAGGCCCGGCCCGCGCCAGTGTGGGCGCGGTGCGCGACTACCTGCTGGGTGTCACGCTGCTCAATGGGCGTGCCGAGCTGCTGACCTTTGGCGGCCAGGTCATGAAAAATGTGGCGGGGTACGACGTGTCGCGCCTTATGGCGGGTGCCTGGGGCACGCTGGGCCTGCTCACCGAGATCAGTCTCAAGGTGCTGCCCATCGCGCCCGCCGAGGCCACGCTGCGTTTTGAATGCAACCAGGCCGACGCCTTGCGCAAGCTGCACGCCTGGGGCGGGCAACCCCTGCCGCTGAACGCGAGCTGCTGGGTGCAGGACGGCAGTGCCGGTGCCGGCACGCTGTATGTGCGCCTTCGTGGCGCGGTGGCGGCGGTAGAGGCTGCCTGCCGGACGATGGGGGGCACCCGCATGGACAACGCCACCGTGGCCCCCGACTGGGCGGCCTGCCGTGAGCAGACGTTGCCCTGGTTTGCGGCCCGCGCCACACAGCCAGGCCATGCGCTGTGGCGGTTGTCCGTGCCCGCCACGGCCCCGGTGCTGGCCCTGCCCGACGGTGCGCAGCCGCTGGTCGAGTGGCACGGAGCGCTGCGCTGGGTGCAGGCGCCAGAATCCGTTGGCGAGGAGCTGCGCAAGGCCGCGCAGGCTGTGGGTGGGAGTGCTTCTGTTTTTATAGCGTCTAGCGCTTGTGCATCAAGCGCTAGCGGTGGTTTTGACCATGCATCACGGGCCGTGGGACAGATCCATGCGCGGCTCAGGCAGAGCTTCGACCCGGCGGGCATCTTCAACCCCGGCCGCATGGAGCGCGGCGGGTAG
- a CDS encoding YoaK family protein, giving the protein MRRLRHLTGHHRTVASNRMLGLLLAFNAGAVNAGGFLVVHLYTSHMTGFVSMLADNLVLGNMALVLGALGALLAFISGAATTAIMVNWARQRKLHSSYAMPLLLVALLMLVFGLVGAITLNWPTPFAVPMTVLLLSFIMGLQNATVTKMSSSQIRTTHMTGIVTDVGIELGKMLYWNRTGAPPESQVHANHVRLRLYAGLLGMFLVGGVAGAAGFKHVGFVFVLPLALLLLGFSLPPLWADRARLRHPLRKARPPVLPDAH; this is encoded by the coding sequence ATGCGTCGCCTTCGCCATCTCACCGGCCATCACCGCACTGTGGCCAGCAACCGCATGCTGGGGTTGCTGCTCGCGTTCAACGCCGGGGCTGTCAACGCCGGCGGGTTTCTGGTGGTACACCTCTACACATCGCACATGACGGGTTTTGTATCGATGCTGGCGGACAACCTGGTGCTGGGCAACATGGCGCTGGTGCTGGGCGCGCTGGGGGCGCTGCTGGCATTTATCAGCGGTGCGGCCACTACCGCCATCATGGTCAACTGGGCGCGCCAGCGCAAGCTGCACAGCAGCTATGCCATGCCGCTGCTGCTGGTGGCGCTGCTCATGCTGGTGTTTGGCCTGGTGGGGGCCATTACCCTCAACTGGCCCACCCCGTTTGCCGTGCCCATGACGGTGCTGCTGCTTTCTTTCATCATGGGGCTGCAAAACGCCACCGTCACCAAGATGTCGTCCTCGCAGATCCGCACCACCCACATGACGGGGATAGTGACAGACGTGGGCATCGAGCTGGGCAAGATGCTCTACTGGAACCGCACCGGCGCCCCGCCGGAGTCGCAGGTGCATGCCAACCATGTGCGGCTGCGGCTGTATGCCGGGTTGCTGGGCATGTTTCTGGTGGGTGGCGTGGCGGGCGCGGCGGGCTTCAAACACGTGGGTTTTGTGTTTGTGCTGCCTCTGGCGCTGTTGCTGCTGGGTTTTTCGCTGCCACCTTTGTGGGCTGACCGTGCGCGCCTGCGCCATCCATTGCGCAAGGCGCGGCCCCCCGTGTTGCCAGACGCGCATTGA
- the amt gene encoding ammonium transporter, giving the protein MKKLLASFILGLSLLSGGSAVLAQTPVSPAIPASEATAAPAADAPAAAVAAPAGAAPVAAPAAPVPKIDSGDTAWMLTSTLLVILMTIPGLALFYGGLGRSKNMLSVLVQVFVIFSLISLLWAIYGYSLAFSGEGKFFGGFDKIFLKGVTQETFGALITIPEYVFFAFQGTFAAITVALVVGSFAERMKFAAVLIFAVLWFTFSYVPMAHIVWGGGLLGADGALDFAGGTVVHINAGIAGLVGAYMVGKRIGFGKEALTPHSLTLTMVGASLLWVGWFGFNAGSAGAANANAGLAFVNTVLATAAATLSWIAGEGLHKGKASMLGAASGAVAGLVAVTPAAGFVGPMGAIVLGLLAGVICLWGVGGLKRLLNVDDAFDVFGVHGVGGILGAILTGVFASQSLGGTGGLTPDTFAMGAQVWIQVKSVLFTIVWSGVVAFISYKIADLLVGLRVSEEAEREGLDITSHGETAYNR; this is encoded by the coding sequence ATGAAAAAACTGCTTGCTTCCTTTATCCTGGGGCTGAGTCTGCTGTCGGGTGGCTCGGCTGTGTTGGCCCAAACCCCGGTCAGCCCCGCCATCCCAGCCTCCGAGGCCACCGCGGCGCCCGCTGCTGACGCGCCTGCCGCTGCGGTCGCGGCGCCTGCGGGGGCAGCCCCTGTTGCTGCGCCTGCGGCCCCCGTGCCCAAGATCGACTCGGGCGACACCGCCTGGATGTTGACCTCCACCTTGTTGGTGATCTTGATGACCATCCCGGGCCTGGCACTGTTCTATGGCGGCCTGGGCCGTTCCAAGAACATGTTGTCGGTGCTGGTGCAGGTCTTCGTGATCTTCTCGCTGATCTCGTTGCTGTGGGCCATCTATGGCTATAGCCTGGCGTTCTCTGGCGAGGGCAAGTTCTTCGGCGGGTTCGACAAGATCTTCCTCAAGGGAGTGACCCAGGAGACCTTTGGTGCACTGATCACCATCCCCGAATATGTGTTCTTCGCGTTCCAGGGCACGTTTGCCGCCATCACCGTTGCACTGGTGGTGGGCTCGTTTGCCGAGCGCATGAAGTTCGCTGCGGTGCTGATTTTCGCGGTGCTCTGGTTCACTTTCAGCTATGTGCCCATGGCCCATATCGTGTGGGGCGGCGGTCTGCTGGGTGCTGACGGTGCGCTGGACTTTGCCGGTGGCACGGTGGTGCACATCAACGCCGGTATCGCCGGTCTGGTGGGTGCCTACATGGTGGGCAAACGCATCGGCTTCGGCAAAGAGGCGCTCACGCCCCACAGCCTGACGCTGACCATGGTGGGTGCATCCCTGCTATGGGTGGGCTGGTTTGGCTTCAACGCCGGGTCTGCCGGTGCTGCCAACGCCAACGCTGGTCTGGCATTCGTGAACACGGTGCTGGCCACTGCTGCAGCCACGCTGTCGTGGATCGCCGGTGAAGGCCTGCACAAGGGCAAGGCATCCATGTTGGGCGCGGCCTCTGGTGCGGTGGCAGGCCTTGTGGCCGTGACCCCCGCCGCCGGCTTTGTCGGCCCCATGGGCGCCATCGTGCTCGGCCTGCTGGCTGGTGTGATCTGCTTGTGGGGTGTGGGTGGCTTGAAGCGCCTGCTCAATGTGGACGACGCGTTTGACGTGTTTGGCGTGCACGGTGTGGGCGGCATTCTGGGCGCCATCCTGACCGGTGTGTTTGCGTCGCAAAGCCTCGGCGGCACCGGCGGCCTGACCCCCGACACCTTTGCCATGGGCGCTCAGGTGTGGATCCAGGTCAAGAGCGTGTTGTTCACCATCGTGTGGTCGGGTGTGGTGGCCTTCATCTCCTACAAGATTGCCGATCTGCTGGTGGGCCTGCGTGTCTCGGAAGAAGCGGAACGCGAAGGTCTGGACATCACTTCACACGGCGAAACGGCGTACAACCGCTGA
- a CDS encoding ProQ/FINO family protein, with product MIDSVSAQEQPNAAPAAPLAAPASAEVASGAAAQAPEAAPAQAASTDGAAPRPRADGARRGGRNRRNPGAQQASSGVADASAPGAPRAPQRVHPALEQLAALYPHLFGAVFRPLKRGIFQDLLAAHPEMFKRDALKVALGIHTRSTRYLQSVAAGDKRHDLAGQPAEDMAPEHVHHALLEVYRRRSHSKARATEDLLPKLRNRMMAAFEASGLTREAYTELVQGRDEAANAILDEAFAEWAARNAKDEALLRAFEASGQTLEAFADMYGMVARTVGQQIERARKLAAVAAATTATAIATEVAATPATPADEA from the coding sequence ATGATCGACTCTGTGTCCGCCCAAGAACAACCGAACGCAGCCCCTGCCGCACCGCTGGCAGCGCCTGCCTCCGCCGAGGTTGCCTCTGGCGCAGCAGCACAGGCGCCCGAAGCGGCACCTGCACAAGCCGCATCGACGGATGGGGCCGCACCCCGCCCGCGTGCCGACGGTGCACGCCGTGGTGGGCGTAACCGGCGCAATCCCGGTGCGCAGCAGGCGTCGTCGGGTGTGGCGGATGCTTCGGCGCCCGGCGCCCCTCGCGCGCCCCAGCGCGTGCACCCGGCGCTGGAGCAGCTGGCCGCGCTGTACCCGCATCTGTTTGGCGCGGTGTTCCGCCCTCTCAAACGCGGCATCTTCCAAGATCTGCTGGCGGCACACCCCGAGATGTTCAAGCGCGATGCGCTGAAGGTGGCGCTGGGCATTCACACCCGCTCCACGCGCTATCTGCAAAGTGTGGCCGCTGGCGACAAGCGCCACGACCTGGCCGGTCAGCCCGCGGAAGACATGGCCCCCGAGCATGTGCACCACGCGCTGCTGGAGGTGTACCGCCGCAGGAGCCACAGCAAGGCCCGCGCTACCGAAGACCTGCTGCCCAAGCTGCGCAACCGCATGATGGCCGCGTTCGAGGCCTCGGGCCTCACGCGCGAGGCCTACACCGAGCTGGTGCAAGGCCGCGACGAGGCGGCCAATGCCATCCTCGACGAGGCCTTTGCCGAGTGGGCAGCCCGCAATGCCAAGGACGAAGCGCTGCTGCGCGCGTTTGAGGCCAGCGGCCAGACGCTGGAGGCCTTCGCCGACATGTACGGCATGGTGGCCCGCACGGTGGGCCAACAGATCGAGCGTGCGCGCAAGCTGGCGGCGGTGGCCGCAGCGACAACTGCCACTGCAATCGCCACTGAAGTCGCCGCAACGCCCGCAACACCTGCCGACGAGGCCTGA